The following proteins come from a genomic window of Corallococcus sp. NCRR:
- a CDS encoding DUF1152 domain-containing protein, with translation MSMDLATSPLFERLQRADHVLLAGAGGGFDIYCGLPLYFRLREMGKRVSLANLSFTVLDRVDGRVVAPGLVEVRAETQGPAHYFPEGVLARWFQARGESVSIYCFDKVGVAPLSAAWAALQTELGFDTVVLVDGGTDILMRGDEAGLGTPEEDISSLAAVDSLTLRDKLIVCLGFGVDAFHGICHAHYLEAVADLSRRGAYLGVTALLPGMPEVDRYREAVMFSSEEMARRPSIVSLSVVGAIDGDYGDQHRTSRTQGSKLFINPLMSMYWAFDLDAVARRCLYLEQLRDTTTSWEVSARIETFRARHPSKPWTDIPV, from the coding sequence ATGTCCATGGACCTGGCCACATCTCCTCTGTTCGAACGGCTCCAGCGCGCGGACCACGTGCTCCTCGCGGGCGCGGGCGGCGGCTTCGACATCTACTGCGGCCTGCCGCTGTATTTCCGGCTGCGCGAGATGGGCAAGCGCGTGTCGCTGGCGAACCTGAGCTTCACGGTCCTGGACCGCGTGGACGGACGCGTCGTGGCTCCGGGGCTGGTGGAGGTCCGCGCGGAGACGCAGGGGCCGGCGCACTACTTCCCGGAAGGCGTGCTCGCCCGATGGTTCCAGGCGCGAGGCGAGTCCGTCTCCATCTACTGCTTCGACAAGGTCGGGGTCGCGCCATTGAGCGCGGCCTGGGCGGCGTTGCAGACGGAGCTGGGCTTCGACACGGTGGTGCTGGTGGACGGCGGCACGGACATCCTCATGCGCGGGGACGAGGCCGGGCTGGGCACACCCGAGGAGGACATCTCCAGCCTGGCGGCGGTGGACTCGCTGACGCTGCGGGACAAGCTCATCGTCTGCTTGGGCTTCGGCGTGGATGCGTTCCACGGCATCTGTCACGCGCACTACCTGGAAGCCGTCGCGGACCTGAGCCGGCGCGGGGCCTACCTGGGCGTCACCGCGCTGCTGCCGGGGATGCCGGAGGTGGACCGCTACCGCGAAGCGGTCATGTTCTCCTCCGAGGAGATGGCCCGGCGCCCGAGCATCGTGTCGCTGTCCGTGGTCGGTGCCATCGACGGTGACTACGGCGACCAGCACCGCACGTCGCGGACACAGGGCAGCAAGCTGTTCATCAACCCGCTGATGAGCATGTACTGGGCGTTCGACCTGGACGCGGTCGCCAGACGCTGCCTGTACCTGGAACAGCTGCGGGACACGACCACGAGCTGGGAGGTGAGCGCGCGCATCGAGACCTTCCGCGCGCGGCATCCCTCGAAGCCCTGGACGGACATCCCCGTCTAG
- a CDS encoding iron-containing alcohol dehydrogenase, whose amino-acid sequence MPTAPFEFATATRVLFGPGRLQEVPDLVRGLGGRKVLLVTGTNPARAEPVRAGLERLGIPSASFRVPGEPTVELAREGTAAAVDSGCDAVVAIGGGSALDAGKAIAALAANGGDPLDYLEVIGRGQALTKPSLPFVAVPTTAGTGSEVTRNAVLGSKEAGVKASLRSPMMLPRVALVDPDLLEHAPAEVLAAGGLDALSQLIEPFLSIRAQPLTDALAREGMQRSARSLRKAVLHGPGPAEREDLAIASLFGGLCLANAGLGAVHGFAAPLGGMLGAAHGALCAALLGATLELNLEALRSRAPDHPSLPRFRELAVLLTGQSNARAEDGLTWVKDLVHAVRIRGLRDMGLTDAAIPGLVTKARAASSMKGNPLPLTDAELTALVERSM is encoded by the coding sequence ATGCCCACCGCCCCCTTCGAGTTCGCCACCGCCACCCGCGTCCTCTTCGGCCCGGGCCGCCTCCAGGAAGTCCCCGACCTCGTGAGAGGCCTCGGCGGGCGGAAGGTCCTGCTCGTCACCGGCACGAACCCCGCCCGCGCAGAACCCGTCCGCGCGGGGCTCGAACGGCTGGGCATCCCTTCCGCATCCTTCCGCGTGCCGGGCGAGCCCACCGTCGAGCTCGCGCGCGAAGGCACCGCCGCCGCCGTGGACTCCGGCTGTGACGCGGTGGTCGCCATCGGCGGTGGCAGCGCGCTCGACGCGGGCAAGGCCATCGCCGCGCTCGCCGCCAACGGGGGCGACCCGCTGGACTACCTTGAGGTCATCGGCCGTGGGCAGGCGCTGACGAAGCCGTCCCTGCCGTTCGTGGCCGTGCCGACCACGGCGGGCACCGGCTCGGAGGTGACGCGCAACGCGGTGCTGGGCTCGAAGGAGGCCGGTGTGAAGGCCAGCCTGCGCAGCCCGATGATGCTCCCCCGCGTCGCCCTGGTGGACCCGGACCTGCTGGAGCATGCGCCCGCGGAGGTGCTCGCGGCGGGTGGGCTGGACGCGCTGTCGCAGCTCATCGAACCGTTCCTGTCCATCCGCGCCCAGCCGCTCACGGACGCGCTCGCGCGCGAAGGCATGCAGCGCTCGGCGCGCTCGCTGCGCAAGGCCGTGCTGCACGGCCCCGGCCCGGCGGAGCGCGAGGACCTGGCCATCGCCAGCCTCTTCGGCGGCCTGTGCCTCGCCAACGCGGGCCTGGGCGCGGTGCATGGCTTCGCGGCGCCGCTGGGCGGGATGCTCGGCGCGGCCCATGGCGCGCTGTGCGCCGCGCTGCTCGGCGCCACGCTGGAGCTGAACCTGGAGGCGCTGCGCTCACGCGCTCCGGATCACCCCTCCCTGCCCCGCTTCCGCGAGCTGGCGGTGCTGCTCACCGGCCAGTCCAACGCCCGCGCCGAGGACGGCCTCACCTGGGTGAAGGACCTGGTCCACGCCGTGCGCATCCGGGGCCTGCGCGACATGGGCCTCACCGACGCGGCCATCCCCGGGCTCGTCACCAAGGCCCGCGCCGCCAGCAGCATGAAGGGCAATCCGCTCCCGCTCACGGACGCGGAGTTGACGGCGCTCGTCGAACGGTCGATGTGA
- the nth gene encoding endonuclease III has translation MKPAALVPVVLERLREKYPDAKYELNWNTPFELLVATILAAQCTDERVNRVTAELWKKYDGPQALADADTAELEEDLKPTGFFKQKTKTVQAMSRALLDAHKGEVPDRMEALVELPGVARKTANVVLNTAFNQASGVIVDTHVARVSQRLGLTKQEKPEAIETDLMKLVPKDDWTFFGPAVVLHGRYTCVAKKPKCAECLLNDVCPKLGVA, from the coding sequence ATGAAACCCGCCGCCCTCGTCCCCGTGGTGCTCGAACGCCTCCGCGAGAAGTATCCCGACGCGAAGTACGAGCTGAACTGGAACACGCCCTTCGAACTGCTGGTGGCCACCATCCTCGCCGCGCAGTGCACCGACGAGCGCGTCAACCGCGTCACCGCCGAGCTCTGGAAGAAGTACGACGGTCCCCAGGCGCTCGCGGACGCGGACACCGCGGAGCTGGAGGAGGACCTCAAGCCCACCGGCTTCTTCAAGCAGAAGACCAAGACGGTGCAGGCCATGAGCCGCGCGCTGCTGGACGCCCACAAGGGCGAGGTGCCCGACCGCATGGAGGCCCTGGTGGAGCTGCCCGGCGTGGCGCGCAAGACGGCCAACGTCGTGCTCAACACCGCCTTCAACCAGGCCTCCGGCGTCATCGTGGACACGCACGTGGCCCGCGTCAGCCAGCGCCTGGGCCTGACGAAGCAGGAGAAGCCAGAGGCCATCGAGACGGACCTGATGAAGCTGGTGCCCAAGGACGACTGGACCTTCTTCGGCCCCGCCGTGGTGCTGCACGGCCGCTACACCTGCGTGGCCAAGAAGCCCAAATGCGCGGAGTGCCTGCTCAACGACGTGTGCCCGAAGCTCGGCGTCGCCTGA
- a CDS encoding M14 family metallopeptidase, whose product MPTPKLLTRAEATDYQETSRSADVVAFVDALCAQTKLAKRVDFGQSGEGQPLMSLILSDRNCFTPELAKKQKKLIVMVEANIHAGEVEGKETLQALARDLTLTSLGKKLLDRLCIVFVPNFNPDGNDRISKGNRALDLKNLEGQVNPPGGVGMRYTGEGWNLNRDNMKQEAPETRALAKLYQTWWPHLFVDCHTTDGSIHGFDLTFDIPHGNAELLHTSRDYNRELAERVSAAVKTKHGFDSFWYGNFRKEGDPRSGWHTYPALPRFGSHYRGLLGRLDVLLETYSYIDFPRRCAVIRAWVLELIRDAARYAKEYRRVTDFEEAAIIARGQSPDVRQWVGINYGVAQRATDGALVFDYPAYVKDGDTAVINSFDEASIQDRRYPGKRKKVYKTPHHRTFVPTQAVSTPAGYLVPASLAARLDGHGIRYEKLAKAQRFQVDSYRIARKEETFSPDVAANVPPPGQDEVPLSQKPKPVRFETILTVASERSEQDFPAGTLLVGTDQRTGTLITYLLEPHSDDGFCRWQFLDDSLKVGELYPIHRLVESTRAPQKVE is encoded by the coding sequence ATGCCCACTCCCAAGCTGCTCACCCGCGCGGAAGCCACCGACTACCAGGAAACGTCCCGCAGCGCCGACGTGGTCGCCTTCGTCGACGCCCTGTGTGCCCAGACCAAGCTCGCGAAGCGCGTGGACTTCGGCCAGAGCGGTGAAGGCCAGCCGCTCATGTCGCTCATCCTGAGCGACCGCAACTGCTTCACGCCGGAGCTGGCGAAGAAGCAGAAGAAGCTCATCGTGATGGTGGAGGCCAACATCCACGCCGGTGAGGTGGAGGGCAAGGAGACCCTCCAGGCGCTCGCGCGAGACCTCACGCTGACGTCCCTGGGCAAGAAGCTGCTGGACCGGCTGTGCATCGTCTTCGTCCCCAACTTCAACCCGGACGGCAACGACCGCATCAGCAAGGGCAACCGCGCGCTGGACCTGAAGAACCTGGAGGGCCAGGTGAACCCGCCCGGCGGCGTGGGGATGCGCTACACGGGCGAGGGCTGGAACCTCAACCGCGACAACATGAAGCAGGAGGCGCCGGAGACGCGCGCCCTGGCGAAGCTGTACCAGACGTGGTGGCCGCACCTCTTCGTGGACTGCCACACCACGGACGGCAGCATCCACGGGTTCGACCTCACCTTCGACATCCCGCACGGCAACGCGGAGCTCTTGCACACCTCGCGCGACTACAACCGCGAGTTGGCCGAGCGCGTATCCGCCGCGGTGAAGACGAAGCACGGCTTCGACAGCTTCTGGTACGGCAACTTCCGCAAGGAGGGCGACCCGCGCTCCGGCTGGCACACCTACCCCGCCCTGCCCCGCTTCGGCAGCCACTACCGCGGCCTGCTGGGCCGGCTGGACGTGCTGCTGGAGACGTACAGCTACATCGACTTCCCGCGCCGCTGCGCCGTCATCCGCGCGTGGGTGCTGGAGCTCATCCGCGACGCGGCCCGCTACGCGAAGGAGTACCGCCGCGTCACGGACTTCGAGGAGGCCGCCATCATCGCGCGCGGCCAGAGCCCGGACGTGCGGCAGTGGGTGGGCATCAACTACGGCGTCGCGCAGCGCGCCACGGACGGCGCGCTGGTGTTCGACTACCCGGCCTACGTGAAGGACGGTGACACCGCCGTCATCAACTCGTTCGACGAGGCGAGCATCCAGGACCGCCGCTACCCGGGCAAGCGCAAGAAGGTCTACAAGACGCCGCACCACCGCACCTTCGTGCCCACGCAGGCCGTGAGCACGCCGGCCGGCTACCTGGTGCCCGCGTCGCTCGCCGCGCGCCTGGACGGCCACGGCATCCGCTACGAGAAGCTGGCCAAGGCGCAGCGCTTCCAGGTGGACAGCTACCGCATCGCCCGCAAGGAGGAGACCTTCAGCCCGGACGTGGCCGCCAACGTGCCGCCCCCGGGCCAGGACGAGGTCCCCTTGAGCCAGAAGCCCAAGCCGGTGCGCTTCGAGACCATCCTCACCGTGGCCTCCGAGCGCTCCGAGCAGGACTTCCCCGCCGGCACCCTCCTGGTCGGCACCGACCAGCGCACGGGCACGCTCATCACCTACCTGCTGGAGCCGCACTCGGACGACGGCTTCTGCCGCTGGCAGTTCCTGGATGACAGCCTGAAGGTGGGCGAGCTGTACCCCATCCACCGGCTGGTGGAGTCCACGCGCGCCCCCCAGAAGGTGGAGTAG
- a CDS encoding putative quinol monooxygenase: MPTSLLVVHVHVHVLPQHVDAFLQATLANARESVKEPGIARFDVCQDNEDPTRFVLVEAYRTPDAPAAHKETAHYLTWRDTVTPMMAEPRTARRYANRFPDDAAW, encoded by the coding sequence ATGCCCACGAGCCTGCTCGTCGTCCATGTCCACGTGCACGTGCTGCCCCAGCACGTCGACGCCTTCCTCCAGGCCACCCTCGCCAACGCCCGCGAGAGCGTGAAGGAGCCCGGCATCGCGCGCTTCGATGTCTGCCAGGACAACGAAGACCCCACCCGCTTCGTCCTCGTGGAGGCCTACCGCACGCCGGACGCGCCCGCCGCGCACAAGGAGACCGCCCACTACCTCACGTGGCGTGACACCGTCACCCCCATGATGGCCGAGCCGCGCACCGCCCGCCGCTACGCCAACCGCTTCCCCGACGACGCGGCCTGGTGA